Proteins encoded within one genomic window of Salipaludibacillus agaradhaerens:
- a CDS encoding LTA synthase family protein encodes MKSFLNAHRFMLFCLGVLWLKTFIVSTLIFDLTINQFLEAIVFALNPLAFLLVVFSLGLLLKAKYQRLYYFSVSILLTIILYANAVYYREFSDIITLPMLVMGGNMGDLSTSIVELVQWYDVLFFVDLMLIATLMVKQPDSLVVNRVSFKKTRSKYAVLAIVVATIVGAGQIDLGEQRSHSFNRDTAIESMGIYNFYVYDAYLHLTTRSQTVFADRDDWEMIDEHLAENNVKPNADYHGVAEDMNVVVLSMESVEAFVINETINGEEITPFLNELIEDSFYFENFYDQTGQGKTSDAEFMINNSLYPLGRGAVFHTHSDNELTPFPRALQHNGYYTASFHANDKTFYNRDIMYENLGYDHYFDIQSYEVTGENSVGWGLKDVAFMEQSMAYMEELPEPFFATMLTLTNHFPYELDEEDHFVDPYDSDSDILNRYFPTVRYTDEAIKTLFDEMKEQGLYDNTIFVLYGDHYGIAESHYSQLSEFLGYDITPDEAMKLNRVPLIIHIPGMEEEAKTIDTVSGHVDVMPTLLNLLGVSEEEHVMFGRDLLAEGRDDFAVLRNGNVVTDEVIYTKETCYDALDGTELDSTYCEKDLKRGQHELNYSDEIIYSDLIRFKR; translated from the coding sequence ATGAAAAGCTTTTTAAATGCACATCGTTTTATGTTGTTTTGTCTAGGAGTCCTTTGGCTAAAAACATTTATTGTCTCTACTCTGATTTTCGACTTAACGATAAATCAGTTTCTAGAAGCTATTGTGTTTGCTTTGAATCCGTTGGCATTTTTACTTGTCGTATTTAGTTTGGGATTGTTGCTTAAAGCAAAATACCAAAGACTCTATTATTTTTCAGTGAGTATCTTATTAACGATCATTCTTTACGCTAATGCTGTTTATTATCGTGAATTTTCAGATATTATTACACTCCCTATGCTGGTGATGGGAGGAAATATGGGTGACTTAAGTACAAGTATAGTGGAACTTGTTCAATGGTATGACGTACTATTCTTTGTGGACTTGATGCTTATTGCTACTTTAATGGTGAAACAACCGGACTCACTTGTAGTCAACCGAGTGTCTTTTAAGAAAACCCGTTCAAAATATGCTGTATTAGCTATTGTAGTGGCGACAATTGTTGGTGCTGGACAGATCGATTTAGGTGAACAGCGTAGTCATTCATTTAATAGAGACACAGCTATTGAAAGTATGGGAATTTATAATTTTTATGTCTATGATGCTTACCTCCATTTAACAACCCGATCTCAAACGGTTTTTGCTGATCGTGATGATTGGGAGATGATTGATGAACATTTGGCAGAAAATAACGTTAAGCCTAATGCTGATTATCATGGGGTAGCAGAAGACATGAACGTCGTCGTCCTGTCGATGGAATCAGTGGAGGCATTTGTAATAAATGAGACGATCAATGGTGAGGAAATTACTCCATTTTTGAATGAATTAATTGAAGATAGCTTTTATTTTGAAAACTTTTATGACCAAACAGGTCAAGGAAAAACATCAGATGCCGAATTTATGATTAACAACTCACTTTATCCTTTAGGGCGTGGTGCTGTGTTTCACACACATTCTGATAATGAATTAACACCGTTCCCGCGAGCTTTACAACATAATGGCTACTATACAGCTTCTTTTCATGCGAATGACAAGACCTTTTATAATAGGGATATTATGTACGAAAATTTAGGATATGATCATTATTTTGATATTCAATCCTATGAGGTAACAGGTGAAAACTCAGTGGGATGGGGTTTGAAAGATGTGGCATTTATGGAGCAGTCCATGGCTTATATGGAAGAATTACCAGAACCGTTTTTTGCTACGATGCTTACATTAACAAATCACTTTCCTTATGAATTAGATGAAGAAGATCATTTTGTTGATCCGTATGACTCGGATAGTGATATTCTCAATCGGTATTTTCCCACGGTCCGTTATACAGACGAAGCGATCAAGACATTATTTGATGAGATGAAGGAGCAAGGCCTCTATGACAATACGATATTCGTGTTGTATGGTGATCACTATGGTATTGCAGAAAGTCACTATAGCCAGCTGTCTGAGTTTCTCGGCTATGACATTACACCGGATGAAGCCATGAAGTTAAATAGAGTTCCGCTCATTATTCACATTCCAGGAATGGAAGAAGAGGCGAAAACAATTGACACTGTGTCAGGACATGTGGACGTGATGCCTACACTATTGAACCTCCTAGGCGTTTCAGAAGAAGAGCATGTTATGTTCGGAAGAGATTTATTAGCGGAAGGCCGGGATGATTTTGCTGTTCTGAGAAATGGAAATGTGGTGACAGATGAGGTCATTTATACGAAAGAAACATGCTATGATGCCTTAGATGGTACAGAGCTGGATAGCACATACTGTGAAAAGGACTTGAAGCGAGGTCAGCATGAACTTAATTATTCTGATGAGATTATTTACAGTGATCTGATTCGTTTTAAAAGGTGA
- the bshB2 gene encoding bacillithiol biosynthesis deacetylase BshB2 → MEQHVLVVFPHPDDEAFGVAGTILSHTQAGTPVTYVCLTLGEMGRNMGRPIIANRETLPSIRKKELEEAARLLGITDLRRFGMRDKTVEFTDQIALQNRLFDVIEEVDPSLIITFYPGYAVHPDHDATGAAVIQAVQRLPKGSRPKVHALAFSNGCEEMLGEPDVINDITPYTAQKIKVIEAHTSQTAGMIEAMKQGYKAEDKDIIERLTIERFWTYPVAEGD, encoded by the coding sequence TTGGAACAACATGTTCTCGTTGTCTTTCCTCACCCTGATGATGAAGCTTTCGGGGTTGCAGGAACTATCTTATCCCACACACAAGCAGGGACACCTGTCACATATGTTTGCTTAACACTTGGAGAAATGGGCCGAAATATGGGCCGACCTATTATAGCCAATCGTGAAACCCTCCCTTCTATTCGCAAAAAAGAATTGGAAGAAGCTGCACGATTATTAGGTATCACAGATTTAAGGCGTTTCGGGATGCGTGATAAAACGGTAGAATTCACCGACCAAATAGCTCTACAAAATCGCCTGTTCGATGTGATTGAGGAAGTTGATCCTTCCCTCATTATAACCTTTTATCCAGGGTATGCTGTTCACCCTGACCATGATGCGACAGGAGCGGCCGTTATTCAAGCTGTCCAGCGGCTACCAAAAGGATCTCGTCCTAAAGTACACGCCCTTGCCTTTTCAAACGGTTGTGAAGAGATGCTCGGAGAGCCTGATGTCATTAATGACATTACGCCATATACAGCACAAAAAATAAAGGTTATTGAAGCTCACACCTCACAGACGGCTGGTATGATTGAGGCGATGAAACAAGGTTATAAAGCAGAAGATAAAGACATAATTGAACGGTTAACAATTGAACGGTTTTGGACCTATCCAGTGGCTGAGGGAGATTAA
- a CDS encoding YojF family protein, whose protein sequence is MKPIDPKLVQEHLIKVAGQALYIHLETTNGAYATHKNEAFFSAGAFIRNVQLTFLQGKITGKGPYRIGLETEQGWLYAEGLTEWELDSKGRLLLAGHDAEGKLAVALQMSASPFPK, encoded by the coding sequence ATGAAACCAATAGATCCCAAGCTTGTTCAAGAACATTTGATAAAAGTAGCAGGACAAGCGCTATATATTCATTTAGAAACGACAAATGGGGCCTATGCTACCCATAAAAATGAGGCATTTTTCTCAGCTGGCGCCTTTATTAGAAATGTACAGTTAACGTTTTTACAAGGAAAAATTACTGGTAAGGGACCTTATCGGATAGGATTGGAAACAGAGCAAGGCTGGCTATACGCAGAGGGACTTACTGAGTGGGAGTTAGATAGTAAGGGACGTCTCCTTTTAGCTGGTCATGACGCAGAGGGAAAATTAGCTGTAGCACTGCAAATGAGTGCCTCTCCATTCCCTAAATAA
- a CDS encoding ATP-grasp domain-containing protein, producing MMKIYIIHENDEWTAPLLTALEELNTPYESWHLHEGTLPLDDIPPAGIFYNRMSASSHTRGHRYAPELTSAVLTWLESHGRTVLNDSRALRLEVSKVAQYEALKKHGIRVPKTTAAVGVDALLKAADEFETPFITKHNRAGKGLGVQRFEHVNDFKKAIENHVVEPSIDGIMLLQQYIQAPDSSITRCEFVGGKFLYAVKVDTSEGFELCPADACQIGEQFCPADGTNSDAPKAKFDIITDFSSPLIEKYEAFLTDNGITFAGIEQITDTDGQIYTYDVNTNTNYNPQAEEKANIFGMKEIAAYLNTALLDLKKHSADNSV from the coding sequence CTGATGAAAATTTATATCATACATGAAAATGACGAATGGACGGCACCATTATTAACGGCTCTAGAGGAGCTGAACACGCCTTATGAAAGTTGGCATTTACATGAAGGAACTCTCCCGCTTGATGATATACCACCAGCTGGGATTTTTTATAATCGGATGAGTGCCTCTTCACATACACGCGGCCACCGCTATGCACCAGAACTTACAAGTGCTGTGCTAACTTGGCTAGAATCTCATGGTAGAACAGTGCTAAATGACTCGCGAGCATTAAGACTTGAAGTAAGCAAAGTAGCCCAATATGAAGCCTTAAAAAAACATGGGATACGCGTCCCTAAAACAACGGCTGCCGTAGGGGTAGACGCCTTACTTAAAGCCGCTGATGAATTTGAAACACCGTTTATTACGAAGCATAACCGAGCAGGTAAAGGGCTTGGTGTGCAACGTTTCGAGCATGTAAACGACTTCAAGAAAGCAATTGAAAATCACGTTGTCGAGCCTTCAATCGATGGAATCATGCTTTTACAGCAATACATCCAAGCTCCAGACAGTTCCATTACACGCTGTGAGTTCGTAGGAGGCAAATTTTTATATGCAGTAAAAGTAGACACGTCCGAAGGGTTTGAATTGTGCCCAGCTGATGCTTGTCAAATCGGTGAACAGTTTTGTCCAGCCGATGGTACTAACAGCGACGCACCAAAAGCTAAATTTGACATCATCACTGACTTCTCTAGCCCTCTTATTGAAAAATACGAAGCATTTCTTACTGATAATGGCATCACTTTTGCGGGTATTGAACAAATTACCGATACAGACGGACAAATCTACACATATGATGTCAACACAAATACGAATTACAACCCTCAAGCAGAAGAAAAGGCCAATATTTTTGGCATGAAAGAAATTGCGGCTTATTTAAACACCGCTTTACTTGATTTAAAAAAACATAGTGCTGATAATTCAGTTTAA
- a CDS encoding methyl-accepting chemotaxis protein: MMQSIKGKLVIFTSSLIIVTMVVTSLIIYFQLSQSIEERVESTAGATAEDLDEFIRTYLERFSLSTRLLAEDERTVSFLEENGTSTELWESLVTSHETFMQNEEGGQLVYVGLESGEFFSTPEIEVPEGFNAAERPWYMAAVEQPDDIVWTDPYIDAETGELVITVAKAVNVPESGQVVGVQSIDLSLNGLVSLLETRDIGYNGELALIDSEGIIIAHHDQSQVGESMAEDTHLAAVTTSEADAGSISSGGRTAFYEEVDGYGWKVVSIYRDSDLYSELNDTQYTFIIVGIIAVIIAIIASYMAASKLAHPIRQLSDQVKKIAAGDFSIKMKVKGKDEVNQLTHSVNEMSEELRNLIGSIQGSANQCKAMAEELSAVSEETLATSDEISSAINEVAEGASHQAGDIESVNNQMKTLAEQVDRATSQTTEMNGVSQNMKMVNDKGFEQMKELEERTKTSRDEFENVTSAVKELTMKVNDIGQVVDTISQFADQTNLLALNASIEAARAGEHGKGFAVVADEVRKLAEQSISATEKIRANLIEVEKETERVENSMEKANTISADQHRAVSDTHESFTDIIQQIDILTNTLTDLTEDLRGVDKQKEEILGVIESISKVSEDAAATAEEVSASSMEQTKAIEAVGTTAEQLNDLSTELQQKTNRFQL; encoded by the coding sequence ATGATGCAATCAATAAAAGGTAAGCTGGTGATCTTCACTAGTTCACTTATTATAGTAACTATGGTTGTAACGTCATTGATCATTTATTTTCAATTGAGTCAATCAATTGAAGAGCGCGTAGAAAGTACAGCAGGCGCTACTGCTGAAGATTTAGATGAATTTATTAGGACTTATTTAGAAAGATTTAGTCTTTCAACTAGGTTGCTAGCAGAAGATGAGCGAACAGTCTCCTTTCTTGAGGAGAATGGGACATCAACTGAACTATGGGAAAGTTTAGTGACTTCCCATGAAACCTTTATGCAAAATGAAGAAGGAGGACAGCTTGTTTATGTTGGGTTAGAGAGTGGCGAGTTTTTCTCCACACCAGAAATTGAGGTTCCAGAAGGTTTTAATGCGGCAGAGCGCCCGTGGTATATGGCAGCAGTGGAACAGCCGGATGACATTGTGTGGACAGATCCATATATCGATGCGGAGACAGGTGAATTGGTTATCACTGTAGCAAAAGCTGTCAATGTCCCAGAGAGCGGTCAAGTAGTGGGTGTACAATCCATAGACCTCTCGCTAAATGGCTTAGTGTCGTTACTTGAAACACGAGATATAGGTTACAATGGTGAGTTGGCACTTATTGATAGTGAAGGGATCATCATTGCTCACCACGACCAGTCACAAGTGGGAGAGAGTATGGCTGAGGACACTCATTTAGCAGCTGTAACTACATCAGAAGCAGATGCAGGTAGTATTAGCTCTGGAGGGAGGACGGCCTTTTATGAGGAGGTAGATGGATACGGGTGGAAGGTAGTGTCTATTTATCGTGATAGTGACTTGTATTCAGAGTTAAACGACACGCAGTATACGTTTATTATAGTAGGTATTATCGCAGTTATTATAGCTATTATTGCCTCTTATATGGCAGCAAGTAAGCTCGCACACCCAATTCGTCAATTAAGTGATCAAGTTAAAAAAATAGCAGCAGGAGATTTTTCCATCAAGATGAAGGTAAAGGGGAAAGACGAAGTGAATCAACTTACCCACTCAGTCAATGAGATGAGTGAAGAGCTGCGTAACTTGATTGGGTCTATTCAAGGATCGGCAAATCAATGTAAAGCGATGGCAGAGGAATTAAGTGCTGTGTCTGAAGAAACGTTAGCCACTAGTGATGAAATATCATCGGCTATTAATGAAGTGGCTGAAGGGGCATCCCATCAGGCGGGAGATATTGAATCTGTCAATAACCAAATGAAAACGTTGGCGGAGCAAGTGGATCGTGCAACGTCCCAAACTACTGAGATGAACGGTGTATCTCAAAATATGAAAATGGTGAATGACAAAGGGTTTGAACAGATGAAAGAATTAGAAGAACGTACAAAAACGTCACGAGATGAGTTTGAAAATGTCACAAGTGCGGTTAAAGAATTAACAATGAAAGTTAATGATATTGGACAAGTAGTAGATACCATATCGCAATTTGCCGATCAAACGAATTTGTTAGCGCTCAATGCCAGTATTGAAGCGGCTCGAGCAGGAGAGCATGGCAAAGGGTTTGCTGTTGTTGCTGATGAAGTACGTAAGCTAGCAGAACAATCGATCAGTGCTACAGAAAAAATCCGTGCAAATCTAATAGAAGTGGAGAAAGAAACAGAACGAGTTGAGAACTCTATGGAGAAAGCAAATACTATAAGTGCAGACCAGCACCGGGCTGTTAGTGATACACACGAATCATTCACTGATATTATTCAACAGATCGATATATTAACAAACACATTGACGGATCTGACAGAAGATTTAAGAGGTGTGGATAAGCAGAAAGAAGAGATTCTAGGTGTGATCGAAAGTATTTCCAAAGTCTCAGAAGATGCTGCCGCAACTGCTGAGGAAGTCTCCGCTTCTTCTATGGAACAAACAAAGGCGATTGAAGCAGTCGGAACGACAGCTGAACAACTAAACGACCTTAGCACTGAATTACAGCAAAAAACGAATAGGTTCCAGTTATAA
- a CDS encoding glycoside hydrolase family 32 protein: MEGDVSIVMTDNEKKLHEQAYEEVEKKRHIDKIDPYRQIFHVMPPTGLLNDPNGWIKWKGTYHLFYQWYPYDTTHGSKYWGHYSSKDLVTWKEEPIALAPSEWYEKNGCYSGSAVDNNGVLTLIYTGNVKDEEDRRDSYQCVATSTDGTHFTKLGPVIESLPDGYTAHFRDPKVWKQGELWYMVLGAQTVEEKGRVVLYTSKNLTDWEFKGAIAGAGIGGITDFGYMWECPDLFSLDSKDVLIISPQGLEQEGIHYQNKFQAGYFIGEVNLDNAIFHHGDFAELDHGFEFYAPQTTVDENGRRLLTAWMGVPEQDEETQPTVTNGWLHCLTIPRELHIHEGRLWQTPVKELQKLRHDQESITQTLSASDLLTFGDLAETAMEFVLTGLEEIKGIFEWTFRNEARLIFNAASHMLTLERRNTRTHLTEQRHVRIDSLKRLHVFMDASSLEIFINGGEAVMSARYFPSPKDKSLTMRADEQVMISLDKWVLS; encoded by the coding sequence ATGGAAGGAGACGTCAGCATCGTTATGACAGACAATGAAAAAAAGTTGCATGAACAAGCCTACGAAGAGGTAGAGAAAAAGCGCCACATCGATAAAATAGACCCGTATAGACAAATTTTTCATGTAATGCCACCGACAGGTCTGTTAAATGATCCAAATGGGTGGATTAAATGGAAGGGAACTTACCACTTATTTTATCAATGGTATCCGTATGATACGACCCATGGTTCTAAATACTGGGGACATTATTCATCAAAAGATCTTGTCACTTGGAAAGAGGAACCTATTGCATTAGCACCGAGTGAATGGTACGAGAAAAACGGCTGTTATTCAGGTAGTGCTGTTGATAACAATGGCGTTCTCACGCTGATATATACCGGGAATGTCAAGGATGAAGAGGATAGACGTGACTCGTATCAATGCGTTGCTACATCCACAGATGGCACTCATTTCACGAAACTAGGGCCTGTTATTGAATCACTGCCAGATGGTTATACCGCTCATTTTCGTGATCCGAAAGTGTGGAAGCAAGGCGAGCTTTGGTATATGGTGTTAGGCGCCCAAACGGTTGAAGAGAAAGGAAGAGTTGTCCTCTATACATCTAAAAACCTAACTGATTGGGAATTTAAAGGGGCTATTGCCGGAGCTGGCATTGGAGGTATCACTGATTTTGGATATATGTGGGAATGTCCTGATTTGTTTTCATTAGATTCTAAGGATGTTTTAATTATTTCGCCACAAGGGCTTGAACAAGAGGGCATTCATTATCAAAATAAGTTTCAAGCAGGCTATTTTATTGGGGAAGTTAATCTGGATAACGCCATTTTCCATCATGGTGATTTTGCAGAGTTGGATCATGGGTTTGAATTTTATGCGCCTCAAACAACGGTGGACGAAAACGGACGACGACTATTAACGGCATGGATGGGAGTGCCAGAACAAGATGAAGAAACGCAACCGACGGTGACAAACGGTTGGCTTCATTGTTTAACTATCCCTAGAGAACTGCATATTCACGAAGGACGTCTTTGGCAGACTCCTGTAAAAGAGCTTCAAAAACTACGTCATGATCAAGAGAGCATCACGCAAACCTTGTCTGCTAGTGACCTGCTAACGTTTGGAGATTTAGCAGAGACAGCAATGGAATTTGTTCTTACAGGTCTTGAAGAAATCAAGGGAATCTTCGAATGGACGTTCAGAAATGAGGCACGGCTTATTTTTAATGCGGCTAGTCATATGCTAACGCTTGAAAGGAGAAACACGCGAACGCATTTAACTGAACAGCGTCACGTTAGAATAGACTCCTTAAAACGCCTTCATGTGTTTATGGATGCTTCGTCGCTAGAAATATTCATCAATGGAGGGGAAGCGGTTATGAGTGCTAGATATTTCCCATCCCCAAAGGATAAGTCTCTTACGATGAGAGCCGACGAACAAGTCATGATCTCTCTAGACAAATGGGTGCTTTCATAA
- a CDS encoding response regulator, with translation MAKLLITDDAAFMRMTLKKMVTDAGYEVIGEAENGKQAVDLYEEHRPDLVTMDITMPEMNGIEALEKIKSLDPNAKVVMCSAMGQQNMVVDAIQKGAIDFIVKPFDETRIKEALDKALAR, from the coding sequence ATGGCAAAACTGTTAATTACTGATGACGCTGCGTTTATGAGAATGACATTAAAAAAAATGGTGACCGATGCCGGTTATGAAGTCATTGGCGAAGCTGAAAATGGCAAACAGGCGGTTGATTTATATGAAGAACACCGTCCCGACCTCGTCACAATGGATATAACGATGCCTGAAATGAATGGCATTGAGGCACTGGAGAAAATAAAATCACTTGATCCCAATGCTAAAGTCGTTATGTGTTCGGCAATGGGCCAACAAAATATGGTTGTTGACGCGATTCAAAAAGGGGCTATTGATTTTATCGTTAAACCTTTTGATGAAACACGAATCAAAGAAGCTTTAGACAAAGCGTTAGCACGATAA
- a CDS encoding uracil-DNA glycosylase, translated as MLPLKNDWKDQLGNEFKKPYYLQLRAFLKEEYREQTVYPSMYDIFNALHTTSYEETKVVIIGQDPYHGPGQAHGLSFSVQPGVKVPPSLQNIFKELHADLGCPIPQHGYLQSWAEQGVLLLNNVLTVRERTPQSHQGQGWEVFTSEVIKALNKRERPVVFILWGKHAQLKGELVTNGHHLIIASPHPSPFSAHRGFFGSRPFSRTNEFLARIGEESIKWDLPITVTKRGEEDKHE; from the coding sequence ATGCTACCACTTAAAAACGATTGGAAGGACCAACTTGGTAACGAGTTCAAGAAACCTTATTATCTCCAGCTGCGCGCATTTTTAAAGGAGGAATACAGGGAACAAACTGTGTATCCGTCAATGTACGATATTTTTAATGCTTTACATACCACTTCGTACGAGGAGACGAAGGTGGTCATTATTGGTCAAGACCCTTATCATGGCCCTGGTCAAGCTCACGGTCTGAGTTTTTCTGTACAGCCAGGCGTTAAAGTGCCACCATCATTACAAAATATTTTTAAGGAGCTCCATGCCGACTTAGGTTGTCCAATTCCACAGCATGGCTACCTTCAATCGTGGGCAGAACAGGGTGTCTTGCTCCTTAATAATGTTCTAACTGTTAGGGAAAGAACGCCGCAATCTCATCAAGGACAAGGGTGGGAAGTGTTTACAAGTGAAGTGATTAAAGCATTGAATAAGCGTGAACGACCAGTAGTATTCATTTTATGGGGGAAACATGCCCAACTGAAAGGTGAACTTGTGACGAACGGTCATCATTTAATAATTGCGTCACCTCATCCAAGCCCCTTCTCAGCTCATCGGGGTTTTTTCGGAAGCAGACCGTTTTCACGGACGAATGAATTTTTGGCACGCATCGGTGAGGAATCGATTAAATGGGACTTACCTATTACGGTGACTAAACGAGGTGAGGAGGATAAGCATGAATAG
- a CDS encoding aldo/keto reductase, giving the protein MNSLADKTVLNNGVEMPWVGLGVYKVTEGDEVKAAVKSALKIGYRSIDTASFYGNEEGVGQAIAESGIPREEIFVTSKVWNDEQGYDETLEAFERSRQRLGLNVLDLYLIHWPVAHTYKETWCALERLYTEGKVRAIGVSNFLKHHLEELLDEARIIPAVNQIEYHPWLTQPELHRYCHDKGIQPEAWSPLARGKKFDDPILSELAEKYDKTPAQILLRWDLQQGVVTIPKSVKESRIKENANLFDFQLSEEDMVLLNTCNCELRFGKNPEIFG; this is encoded by the coding sequence ATGAATAGTTTGGCAGATAAAACAGTCTTAAATAACGGTGTGGAGATGCCTTGGGTTGGCCTTGGAGTTTACAAAGTAACAGAAGGAGATGAAGTTAAAGCAGCGGTCAAAAGTGCCTTGAAGATAGGATATCGTAGCATTGATACGGCTTCCTTTTATGGAAATGAAGAAGGTGTTGGCCAGGCTATCGCTGAATCAGGGATTCCAAGGGAAGAGATTTTTGTTACCTCAAAAGTGTGGAATGATGAGCAAGGTTATGATGAAACATTAGAAGCCTTTGAGCGGAGCCGGCAGAGACTTGGATTAAATGTCTTAGATTTATATTTAATTCATTGGCCTGTGGCTCACACGTATAAAGAGACGTGGTGTGCCCTTGAGAGGTTATATACTGAAGGAAAGGTTCGAGCTATCGGTGTCAGTAATTTTCTGAAACATCACTTAGAAGAGCTGCTCGATGAAGCTCGGATAATACCAGCGGTTAATCAAATAGAATATCATCCGTGGTTGACACAACCTGAGTTGCACCGTTATTGCCATGATAAGGGGATACAGCCGGAAGCATGGAGCCCCCTGGCGAGAGGTAAGAAATTTGATGATCCTATTCTCAGTGAGCTTGCTGAGAAATACGATAAAACACCTGCACAAATCTTACTGCGGTGGGATCTTCAGCAAGGTGTTGTGACAATTCCAAAATCTGTGAAGGAGAGTCGAATAAAAGAAAATGCCAACCTATTTGATTTTCAACTAAGTGAAGAGGATATGGTACTTCTTAATACCTGTAATTGTGAACTGAGATTTGGGAAAAATCCAGAGATCTTTGGGTAA
- a CDS encoding NAD(P)-dependent oxidoreductase, which yields MTQPRIGFIGTGVMGKSMIRHLMKGGYDLYIYNRTKEKARELINKGAHWCETPGELAESAPIIFTIVGYPSDVEELYLGKDGLLNRASRGTTLVDMTTSKPALAQRLYEEASKREMHMMDAPVSGGDVGAKQGTLAIMVGGEKDVFDTLLPLFRLFGENIQLQGRAGAGQYTKMANQIAVAGTMLGVSEALAYAKTSGLDQDNVLKSIQTGAARSFALSELAPRMVKGDFEPGFYIKHFIKDMRIAIESAEELGLKMPGLSLAKELYEKLAETGQENAGTQALYTYYINH from the coding sequence ATGACTCAACCACGTATAGGTTTTATTGGCACAGGTGTCATGGGTAAAAGTATGATTCGGCATTTAATGAAAGGTGGATATGACCTTTATATTTATAACCGTACGAAAGAAAAAGCAAGAGAACTTATTAATAAAGGAGCTCATTGGTGCGAGACGCCTGGGGAGCTTGCTGAGTCTGCACCTATTATATTTACGATCGTCGGTTATCCCTCGGATGTGGAGGAACTCTACCTTGGTAAGGATGGCTTGTTAAACCGAGCATCTCGTGGGACTACCCTTGTTGATATGACAACGTCAAAGCCGGCACTTGCACAACGCTTGTATGAGGAAGCGAGTAAACGGGAGATGCATATGATGGATGCCCCAGTTTCAGGAGGAGATGTGGGAGCGAAACAAGGCACGTTGGCTATTATGGTGGGTGGAGAAAAGGATGTTTTTGACACACTTCTCCCTTTATTTCGACTTTTTGGTGAAAATATTCAACTTCAAGGAAGGGCTGGAGCTGGCCAATACACAAAAATGGCGAATCAGATTGCTGTAGCTGGAACCATGTTAGGAGTTAGTGAAGCATTGGCCTATGCAAAGACATCTGGGTTAGATCAAGATAATGTATTAAAAAGTATCCAAACTGGGGCAGCAAGAAGCTTTGCTTTATCAGAACTGGCTCCTCGTATGGTCAAAGGAGATTTCGAACCGGGCTTTTATATTAAACATTTCATTAAAGATATGCGGATTGCGATCGAATCAGCAGAGGAGCTAGGTTTAAAGATGCCGGGACTCAGCTTGGCAAAAGAGTTGTATGAAAAACTTGCCGAAACCGGTCAGGAGAATGCTGGGACACAGGCATTGTACACCTATTATATCAATCATTAA